tttacactcaccactaatgcacatatgcacacacactctctctctctctctctctctcagtcactGAAGGAGTCTTGGCATTATTACCAGTGTATTTTCCACAAACATTGCTTATAGCCCTGGCTCTGTAACCTTTGTAACCTAAACTGGATAAATATCTGAACATCTCTTCCACATGGTGAACTAGATTGGGTCCTGTTGCCTGGGTGTGAGAGTTTGAacgctgtgtttgtgtgcacgcaGGGGCATGAAGGTGATTGAGAACCGTGCCATGAAGGACGAGGAGAAGATGGAAATTCAGGAGCTACAGCTTAAGGAGGCCAAGCACATCGCGGAAGAGGCCGATCGGAAATACGAGGAGGTGGCTCGGAAGCTGGTCATCCTGGAGGGGGATCTGGAGAGAGCCGAGGAAAGAGCGGAGATCTCCGAGCTGTGAGGAACATCTTGAGGAACATCTTCTTTCGCCAACGTGTTAGCTAATGAGCTAATTCCACCTGGGGGAGAATGGGTGGGAAGGTGGCGTGGTTGACCGGTTTCCTTTCTGTCTACTCCACAGCAAAGGCGGAGACCTGGAGGAAGAGCTTAAGAATGTAACCAACAACCTAAAGTCCCTCGAGGCCCAGTCCGAGAAGGTAGGCTGGTCCTTACGTGTGCGTTCAGGCTCGGGTCTGCGGTGCTGTTCCCTCCGTATGCCACGAATGTGCGaccatgtgtgtgcacgtgtgtatcGGTGCACGGGACATTCCGTCACGTGATATTCCGTCACGTGATCCTCcacgtgttttttttcttttcacagtACTCGGACAAGGAAGACAAATACGAGGACGAAATCAAGCTGCTTTCTGACAAACTAAAGGAGGTGGGACACGGAGATGTGGGGATTTCTGAAGCCTGCATGTTGACTGTAGTGACTATAGTGACATAAaccttttctctctccatccgTCTCTGCCTGACACACGCCCTTCTAtctctttgtctttctgtttctttctctgaCCTTCTGAACGCAGGCGGAGACTCGTGCTGAGTTTGCAGAGAGGACTGTGGCCAAACTAGAAAAGACCATCGATGACCTCGAGGGTAAGATTTGACGCTTCCCGGCCCACAATGCCTCACACgctgactcctcctcttccaccaCTGAGGAATTCCGTGCAGTGATGTCATGGGCTGTCTCTGACACAGGGCATGGCATCGACAGGAATTTAACCTTTGTCTTCTCGTGAGCTGTTGCATGCCACTTCATTGTCCTGCAAGAGAGGATGTTCAACTCTTAAGAGCTACACGTAGAAACACCCAGCTTTTACATTCAGAGAAAATCCCAGTGGAAAGGCACTGACTTCTGCCACGGTGCTTGTTATAAACTACAGTTTTACGTTTGACTTATTCAGAGCGGACATGAACCTCATTAGACCTCTTCCATATTTTCCAACGTTTTCCTTCAGTATGCCATTTTCTCTGTGAGCTGCATAATGCATTCGCTGTCTCTTAACCTCCTTTTGCTCCGATCTCACTCTCTGCTCCCTCTTGTCTCTCCTCGTGCTCCCTGCTCCTGTTTCCCACCGTCTgctccttctcttctctccctccgtGCCTCCGACGTCCAGACGAACTGTACTCTCAGAAGCTGAAGTTCAAGGCAACTACCGAGGAGCTGGATAATGCTCTCAATGACATGACCTCACTGTAGATGAAGTGCACACACTTTTTCCTCAGCTACCCTTGCTGAATTAGTCTAAATTCTTATATAAATGTGTTCTGAAGTAGTGCATGTAGCAGAATACAGGTGTTACTGCATCCTCAGGAACGGAGGGTCACCTCTGGATCAGCTGACTCAGTGCACTTTGAAGAACCTGATTTAACTTTCTATCTTATTCTTTAtggctttcttttctatacGGGCTCCTATATCTCAGTAGTCCTGTCGAATCTGGATTTGAAAGCTTAAAGGTATAATAAACCTCACCATAAAAGCAGCGATCATTAGTAAGTGTAAAAATAAAGGTTCTTCCCTTATCTGAGCGCGTGGTTTCTTTCACTTAACCTCTACGCCTCTGACTTTCATGACTCTCCTACTCTACTGTTTCAGTTCCATCCCTTCCTTTGAATTGGGCCTAGACATCCATACGGTCCCTTGCATCTAATTAATTATTTAGTGGCAGTGCACATATATTTGGATGTAAACAAAAATACAGTATTTATTTATGCCATCCTAGTCACGTTTGTTAAATATTCTATAATGTATATTACAGAGAGCCTGGCAGGTGCAAAGGAGGAAAATCTGAATTTGCACCAAGTGCTGGATCAAACACTTCAAGAGCTCAACAGCTTGTGAAAAATCACGAAGAAGAAAACGTCTTCACCACGATCAGCATTCACAATCTAATCAGTTCTgccagtgttttgtgtgtgtgtgtgtgtgtgtgtgtgtgtgtgtgtgtgtgtgcgcgtgtgtgtgcgtgcgtgcttgtgtgcgtgcgtgcttgtgtgtgagtgtgtgtgtgtgtgagtgagtgtgtgagtgtgtgtgtgtgtgagtgagtgtgtgtgtgtgtgtgtgtgtgtgtgtgtgtgtgtgtgtgcgtgcgtgcttgtgtgtgtgtctattgtTCTGTTTTAGTGTCATATCTTCTATTTTTGTTCCACAACTTCCCACAGGTTCTTTCTCACAATGGAGTATTATGTCACCAAATAaccgtgcgtgcgtgcgtgtgtgtgtgtgtgtgtgtgtgtgtgagagagagagagagatcactaCATTCCAAGTCTATTACAAGTTCAGTCATTTGAATGACATTGAATTATTTGAAAAGATTATGATGATTTTATCGCCCACTTCCAAGAGTGATTCCTGCAGCTGTATTCTTTAGACTTTTTAAATTTACTTCTATTGAAAGGAAGCATCAATTTGTAGAAACAATCGGTGGTGTGATGATCTCACCAGTACACACTGGCGTTCCTTAGAGCCTCTTACATGAGACACAAAAAAAAAGGCAAGTCAGCGTTAAAACCTGCAGAAACGGAAGTATTTGAATAAATGGTTAATGAAGGATTACACACTCTAAATATATATGCCCATTTCGAATAAAATTGCACATTATAGATGGTCCACATGTCTCATTTTGattatttctctccctcttctttaTATTCCCTGGCACATGCAAGAAAGTTCTATTAAGATCCTTTGCTCAATCTGTAATGCTTTTTTAAAAACCCATAATAAACCTTTACAAATGTGAACAAACTGGTGTTTATAATTTACAATCAAATGCGACTGGTCTGTGGTGGGAATGTGAGGGGTCAGATGGCCAAGTTGGAACTTTTATTTCTGGTTTCTTTCGCATTTATTCCTAACACGCAGTGAACGACTGGACCTGGATATGAGTTTGATCTGCAGGGTCGGTGTGTTCAGGTGATAACTCGGGTGATAACTCGGTGTGCAGGGCTCTGGGGAGGCGTGGGCTTGCGAGATCTTCGGAGATCTTTGCTCTTTGCTCCTCACGGCGGTGTCTACGCGGCGCTGAGCCACTGCCGGGCGGGATTTCCGCAATATCTTTAAGTATGGCGAAGACTTACGACTACCTGTTCAAACTACTGTTAATCGGGGACTCGGGGGTCGGGAAGACCTGCGTGCTGTTCAGATTCTCGGAGGACGCCTTCAACTCGACCTTCATCTCCACCATAGGTAACAAGTGTCTGGTGGATGTTTTAAACTTTTAATGTCACCCCGTGTCTGTGCTTTAGCCTCGGCGCTAGTTAGCCGGCTAACTCGTTAGCTCGTAGACGGAGACCGGCCGTGTTCACGACTTTAACCCCAACACGCCCGCACTCGTCTCCCCGGACGAACCGGACCGTGGTCGCGGTACATTTACAGGGACGTTTATGTCGGCGGGAATGTGCGCGAGGTGGGCGAAGCTAGCGGGCTAACTAGCGCCTAAGCTAACAGGCTAAGCTAGCCGGCTAAGTCGCTAGTGAGTAAACAGTGTGCGGTTAACTAGTAGAATGTGGTGAGTCGTGAGTTTTTTCGGGTGAAACATCCTTAAATAATGTTCGAGTAAAAAGACAGAATTGTTTTTGGTGACTTAAGTTGCCAGTTGGGCTACTTGTTTTGTATTTTACCGCCCGGCTAGGCTAACTGGCTAACGAGCTGGCCAACCCGGCTATTGCCGTGGCAACCACGTATGACGTTTTTAGACTAACCCCGATGAAGCATCTTTAAGTTTACCAGGGCTGACCGGCTGTTTGACCAGGGCTGACCGGCTGTTTGACCAGGGCTGACCGGCTGTTTTGCCGGGGCTGGCCGGCTGTTTTACCAGGGCTGACCGGCTGTTTGACCAGGGCTGACCGGCTGTTTGACCAGGGCTGACCGGCTGTTTGACCAGGGCTGACCGGCTGTTTTGCCGGGGCTGGCCGGCTGTTTTACCGGGGCTGGCCGGCTGTTTTACCGGGGCTGACCGGCTGTTTTGCCGGGGCTGGCCGGCTGTTTTGCCAGGGCTGACCTTACCAGGGCTGGCCGGCTGTCTGCCAGGGCTGGCCGGCTGTTTGGGCGTTTGGGGGGACAATAATACCGTCTTGGACGAAGACACATTAATACACACTAGTAACCAGGGTAGTAGTGTGGAGGAAGTGAGACTGAGTTACTGTAAATGTTAATTGCGCGTTTGGGAACCTGCGTCTAAGTTACAAGACGAATATTTACActtactgatgtgtgtgtgcgtgtgtgtgcttttttCTTACAGGTATTGATTTCAAGATTAGGACAATAGAGTTAGATGGCAAGAAGATCAAGTTACAGATATGGTATGTCGTC
This window of the Brachyhypopomus gauderio isolate BG-103 unplaced genomic scaffold, BGAUD_0.2 sc82, whole genome shotgun sequence genome carries:
- the tpm4b gene encoding tropomyosin 4b isoform X2; the encoded protein is MEAIKKKMQMLKLDKETAVDRAEQEESDRKAAEDKCKQLEDELLDLQKKLKGTEDELDKFSEGLKDAQEKLELSEKKATDAEGEVAALNRRIQLIEEELDRAQERLATALQKLEEAEKAADESERGMKVIENRAMKDEEKMEIQELQLKEAKHIAEEADRKYEEVARKLVILEGDLERAEERAEISELKGGDLEEELKNVTNNLKSLEAQSEKYSDKEDKYEDEIKLLSDKLKEAETRAEFAERTVAKLEKTIDDLEDELYSQKLKFKATTEELDNALNDMTSL
- the tpm4b gene encoding tropomyosin 4b isoform X4, with the protein product MSVNSLDAVKRKIQALQQQADDAEDRTQLLQRELDVERDLREKAEGEVAALNRRIQLIEEELDRAQERLATALQKLEEAEKAADESERGMKVIENRAMKDEEKMEIQELQLKEAKHIAEEADRKYEEVARKLVILEGDLERAEERAEISELKGGDLEEELKNVTNNLKSLEAQSEKYSDKEDKYEDEIKLLSDKLKEAETRAEFAERTVAKLEKTIDDLEDELYSQKLKFKATTEELDNALNDMTSL
- the tpm4b gene encoding tropomyosin 4b isoform X3 translates to MSVNSLDAVKRKIQALQQQADDAEDRTQLLQRELDVERDLREKAEGEVAALNRRIQLIEEELDRAQERLATALQKLEEAEKAADESERGMKVIENRAMKDEEKMEIQELQLKEAKHIAEEADRKYEEVARKLVILEGDLERAEERAEISELKGGDLEEELKNVTNNLKSLEAQSEKYSDKEDKYEDEIKLLSDKLKEAETRAEFAERTVAKLEKTIDDLEESLAGAKEENLNLHQVLDQTLQELNSL
- the tpm4b gene encoding tropomyosin 4b isoform X1 — protein: MEAIKKKMQMLKLDKETAVDRAEQEESDRKAAEDKCKQLEDELLDLQKKLKGTEDELDKFSEGLKDAQEKLELSEKKATDAEGEVAALNRRIQLIEEELDRAQERLATALQKLEEAEKAADESERGMKVIENRAMKDEEKMEIQELQLKEAKHIAEEADRKYEEVARKLVILEGDLERAEERAEISELKGGDLEEELKNVTNNLKSLEAQSEKYSDKEDKYEDEIKLLSDKLKEAETRAEFAERTVAKLEKTIDDLEESLAGAKEENLNLHQVLDQTLQELNSL